From the Ascaphus truei isolate aAscTru1 chromosome 15, aAscTru1.hap1, whole genome shotgun sequence genome, one window contains:
- the LOC142466812 gene encoding uncharacterized protein LOC142466812 isoform X1, producing the protein MQQLGGAGRVRQDPPSAVCKLCEKRGRTEPCGVAGPQENLLQNLHRPPPTHRAPALVWRYIWERAWYQKGTLWKSNAPAQVQRQAPITHPSQHCKVAFSSQDYLLTHLNFKHPNENMEKMRTEQSCNTPINMTENASFNQSRQLINNVTASHSKIYILADATGKDLGESEKSLTWLSDQNAQKRTQTGERPHVCGECGKRFSRLSSLNTHKRIHTGERPHVCGECEKGFSDLSKLNIHKRTHTGERPHVCGECGKRFSDLSSLRTHKGTHTRERPHVCGECGKGFSVSSSLDTHTRTHTGERPYVCGECGNGFSQLSNLRTHKRTHTGERPHVCEECGKGFSVLSSLIRHKKTHTGERPHVCGECGKGFSQLSSLNTHKRTHTGERPYVCGECGKGFSDLSKLNIHQRTHTGESPHVCGECGKRFSALSHLYTHKRTHTGERPHVCGECGNGFSVSFSLDTHKRTHTGERPHVCGECGKGFSQLSSLNTHTRTHTGERPYVCGECGNGFSQLSHLNTHTRTHTGERPYVCGECGYGFSDLSSLRKHKRTHTGERPHVCGECGKGFSVSSSLDTHKRTHTGERPHVCGECGKGFNASSNLNKHKRTHTGGRDLSLKPVMFRDNQ; encoded by the exons gtttgtaaattgtgcgagaaacgaggaagaacagaaccttgtggcgttgcaggaccacaggaaaatctactacagaacctgcacagacctcctcccacacacagagctcctgcTCTGGTATGGAGATAtatatgggaaagagcttggtatcaaaagggcacgctgtggaaaagtaacgcgccagcacaag TACAAAGACAAGCTCCAATAACCCACCCATCCcaacactgcaaggttgcttttagcagtcaggattacctcctcacacatctgaatttcaaacacccaaatgagaatatggaaaagatgaggacagaacaatcttgcaacacTCCCATAAAcatgacagaaaatgcatctttcaaccagtcaaggcaattaataaacaatgtaactgcttctcattccaaaatatatatattagcagatgccacaggaaaagatcttggagaaagtgagaagagtctgacttggttatcagaccagaatgcacagaagagaacacagaccggggagagaccgcatgtctgtggggaatgtgggaagagatttagtcggttatccagcctgaacacacacaagaggatacacacaggggagagaccgcatgtatgtggggaatgtgagaagggatttagtgacttgtccaagctgaacatacacaagaggacacacacaggggagagaccgcatgtatgtggggaatgtgggaagagatttagtgacttatccagcctgaggacacacaaggggacacacacacgggagagaccgcatgtatgtggggaatgtgggaagggatttagtgtgtcatccagcctggacacacacacgaggacacacacaggcgagagaccatatgtatgtggggaatgtgggaatggatttagtcagttatccaacctgaggacacacaagaggacacacacaggggagagaccgcatgtatgtgaggaatgtgggaagggatttagtgtgttatccagcctgatcagacacaagaagacacacacaggggagagaccgcatgtatgtggggaatgtgggaagggatttagtcagttatccagcctgaacacacacaagaggacacacacaggcgagagaccatatgtatgtggggaatgtgggaagggatttagtgacctgTCCAAGCTGAACATAcaccagaggacacacacaggtgagagcccgcatgtatgtggggaatgtgggaagagattTAGTGCCTTATCCCACCtgtacacacacaagaggacacacacaggggagagaccgcatgtatgtggggaatgtgggaatggatttagtgtgtcattcagcctggacacacacaagaggacacacacaggggagagaccgcatgtatgtggggaatgtgggaagggatttagtcagttatccagcctgaacacacacacgaggacacacacaggcgagagaccatatgtatgtggggaatgtgggaatggatttagtcagttatcccacctgaacacacacacgaggacacacacaggcgagagaccatatgtatgtggggaatgtgggtatggatttagtgacttatccagcctgaggaaacacaagaggacacacacaggggagagaccgcatgtatgtggggaatgtgggaagggatttagtgtgtcatccagcctggacacacacaagaggacacacacaggggagagaccgcatgtatgtggggaatgtgggaagggatttaatgCGTCATCCAACCTGAACaagcacaagaggacacacactggggggagggaccTTTCTCTAAAGCCAGTCATGTTTAGGGATAACCAGTGA
- the LOC142466812 gene encoding uncharacterized protein LOC142466812 isoform X3 encodes MEKMRTEQSCNTPINMTENASFNQSRQLINNVTASHSKIYILADATGKDLGESEKSLTWLSDQNAQKRTQTGERPHVCGECGKRFSRLSSLNTHKRIHTGERPHVCGECEKGFSDLSKLNIHKRTHTGERPHVCGECGKRFSDLSSLRTHKGTHTRERPHVCGECGKGFSVSSSLDTHTRTHTGERPYVCGECGNGFSQLSNLRTHKRTHTGERPHVCEECGKGFSVLSSLIRHKKTHTGERPHVCGECGKGFSQLSSLNTHKRTHTGERPYVCGECGKGFSDLSKLNIHQRTHTGESPHVCGECGKRFSALSHLYTHKRTHTGERPHVCGECGNGFSVSFSLDTHKRTHTGERPHVCGECGKGFSQLSSLNTHTRTHTGERPYVCGECGNGFSQLSHLNTHTRTHTGERPYVCGECGYGFSDLSSLRKHKRTHTGERPHVCGECGKGFSVSSSLDTHKRTHTGERPHVCGECGKGFNASSNLNKHKRTHTGGRDLSLKPVMFRDNQ; translated from the coding sequence atggaaaagatgaggacagaacaatcttgcaacacTCCCATAAAcatgacagaaaatgcatctttcaaccagtcaaggcaattaataaacaatgtaactgcttctcattccaaaatatatatattagcagatgccacaggaaaagatcttggagaaagtgagaagagtctgacttggttatcagaccagaatgcacagaagagaacacagaccggggagagaccgcatgtctgtggggaatgtgggaagagatttagtcggttatccagcctgaacacacacaagaggatacacacaggggagagaccgcatgtatgtggggaatgtgagaagggatttagtgacttgtccaagctgaacatacacaagaggacacacacaggggagagaccgcatgtatgtggggaatgtgggaagagatttagtgacttatccagcctgaggacacacaaggggacacacacacgggagagaccgcatgtatgtggggaatgtgggaagggatttagtgtgtcatccagcctggacacacacacgaggacacacacaggcgagagaccatatgtatgtggggaatgtgggaatggatttagtcagttatccaacctgaggacacacaagaggacacacacaggggagagaccgcatgtatgtgaggaatgtgggaagggatttagtgtgttatccagcctgatcagacacaagaagacacacacaggggagagaccgcatgtatgtggggaatgtgggaagggatttagtcagttatccagcctgaacacacacaagaggacacacacaggcgagagaccatatgtatgtggggaatgtgggaagggatttagtgacctgTCCAAGCTGAACATAcaccagaggacacacacaggtgagagcccgcatgtatgtggggaatgtgggaagagattTAGTGCCTTATCCCACCtgtacacacacaagaggacacacacaggggagagaccgcatgtatgtggggaatgtgggaatggatttagtgtgtcattcagcctggacacacacaagaggacacacacaggggagagaccgcatgtatgtggggaatgtgggaagggatttagtcagttatccagcctgaacacacacacgaggacacacacaggcgagagaccatatgtatgtggggaatgtgggaatggatttagtcagttatcccacctgaacacacacacgaggacacacacaggcgagagaccatatgtatgtggggaatgtgggtatggatttagtgacttatccagcctgaggaaacacaagaggacacacacaggggagagaccgcatgtatgtggggaatgtgggaagggatttagtgtgtcatccagcctggacacacacaagaggacacacacaggggagagaccgcatgtatgtggggaatgtgggaagggatttaatgCGTCATCCAACCTGAACaagcacaagaggacacacactggggggagggaccTTTCTCTAAAGCCAGTCATGTTTAGGGATAACCAGTGA